A genomic segment from Aegilops tauschii subsp. strangulata cultivar AL8/78 chromosome 1, Aet v6.0, whole genome shotgun sequence encodes:
- the LOC109780136 gene encoding cytochrome c-type biogenesis CcmH-like mitochondrial protein, with amino-acid sequence MATEEDVKQRQIVEDRARNISHNVRCTECGSQSIEDSQADVAVLLRRLIRDEIKSGKSDKEIYKKIEDNFGETVLYAPKFDIQTATIWLSPVIVGGVAAGVWAYQKHRQGTNVHIMALNLVRWVPLTPRDKETMIGIPTPPLLTRRWWWTVK; translated from the exons ATGGCCACCGAGGAGGATGTTAAGCAGCGGCAGATCGTTGAAGACCGTGCAAGAAATATTAGCCACAATGTCCGGTGCACTGAGTGTGGCAGCCAGTCCATTGAAGATTCACAAGCAGATGTTGCAGTTCTCCTTAGAAGG CTAATTCGCGATGAAATAAAATCTGGCAAGAGTGATAAGGAGATATACAAAAAAATAGAAGACAACTTTGGAGAAACAGTTCTATATGCCCCTAAATTTGATATTCAAACTGCCACTATATGGTTATCGCCG GTCATTGTGGGTGGGGTTGCAGCTGGTGTCTGGGCTTACCAAAAGCATAGGCAAGGGACTAACGTTCACATTATGGCTCTGAACCTTGTCCGATGGGTTCCCCTGACTCCAAGGGACAAGGAGACGATGATTGGTATCCCTACACCGCCTCTGCTAACTAGGAGATGGTGGTGGACTGTCAAGTGA